A region from the [Chlorobium] sp. 445 genome encodes:
- a CDS encoding 2-C-methyl-D-erythritol 2,4-cyclodiphosphate synthase, whose amino-acid sequence MRIGIGIDIHPLVEGRKLIIGGVEIPYDKGLDGHSDADVLLHAISDALLGAAALGDIGRHFPNTDPAFKDVDSQYLLKKVRQLLERQNYKPVNVDAMLLLEKPKIAPFIPQMRKNIARCLQIELDSVSIKATTSEGLGFVGKGEGATAHAVCMIEKIKV is encoded by the coding sequence ATGCGAATTGGTATTGGCATTGACATTCACCCGCTTGTTGAAGGGCGCAAGCTAATCATCGGCGGCGTTGAGATTCCATACGACAAAGGTCTTGATGGACATAGCGATGCGGATGTGCTTTTGCATGCGATTTCAGATGCACTGTTGGGCGCTGCGGCGCTGGGAGATATTGGTAGACATTTTCCAAACACTGACCCTGCTTTCAAAGATGTCGATAGTCAATACTTGCTGAAAAAGGTGCGTCAACTTTTGGAGCGGCAAAATTACAAACCCGTCAATGTGGATGCGATGCTGCTGTTGGAAAAGCCGAAAATTGCGCCGTTTATTCCGCAGATGCGAAAAAACATTGCACGCTGCCTGCAGATAGAGCTTGATTCTGTATCAATCAAAGCGACAACCAGTGAAGGCTTAGGATTTGTGGGCAAAGGCGAAGGTGCCACAGCGCACGCCGTCTGCATGATTGAGAAAATCAAGGTCTAG
- a CDS encoding alanine--tRNA ligase, whose translation MTSREIRQSFLDFFRSKGHEIVRSAPVVPADDPTLLFTNAGMNQFKDVFLGTGTRPYTRAANTQKCIRASGKHNDLEDVGKDTYHHTFFEMLGNWSFGDYYKKEAIAWAWELLTEVWRLPKDRLYATVFQDDDEAFELWRTVTDIHPSHIQRHGKKDNFWEMGETGPCGPCSEIHIDLTPDKSGAQLVNAGSAQVIEIWNLVFIQFNRTSKGELEPLPAKHVDTGMGFERITAVLQGKTSNYDSDIFAPLLQKIMDLTGIAYTAKLESETDIAMRVLADHVRTLSFAIADGATPSNEGRGYVLRRILRRAVRYAKKLGQDEATLYKLVETLVQTMGDVFPELKERQKAIEQIIRAEEESFLATLDRGMEIFSEIAERAKSTKVIAGEDAFKLYDTYGFPLDLTRLMAQEIGLSVDENGFEAQMQAQKARAREDRKKKVQSVEAGSAAWIQLSEGSDSQFKGYTTLTTRSTVRLVRKTADRLFIVLDQTPFYAESGGQVGDTGMLLSSQYTFFVCDTQKEGEKIVHIIDRILNNASQQTLKPNDFDVSELPDELEAQVDAERRYATMVNHTATHLLHAALRKVLGEHVQQKGSLVTPERLRFDFSHFEKVSDEQLAQIERMVNEQIRSAKETIKHEDVPFEEAKRMGALAFFGDKYGERVRVVEIPAFSIEFCGGTHLDNIGQIGLFKIVSESSIASGVRRVEAITGKAAEELFRAEFMQLQSLRQLLNASSDSDTVERVRKLLEEKRAMEKQVEKLRLETARYKLNDILDAPEHISDIEVVAREIDWVQSADELQGVAELARQQLKSGAALLGSVIDGKVSLVAIITDDLVEKKKLHAGKLIGDVAKVVEGGGGGRAQLATAGGKNPAKLPDAMTRFKELIAMQLN comes from the coding sequence ATGACATCGCGCGAGATTCGTCAATCGTTTCTGGATTTCTTCAGGTCAAAAGGTCATGAAATTGTGCGTTCGGCGCCCGTTGTGCCCGCAGATGATCCAACACTGCTTTTCACCAATGCGGGGATGAACCAGTTCAAAGATGTTTTTCTTGGAACAGGAACGCGCCCTTACACCCGCGCCGCAAACACACAAAAATGCATCCGCGCCTCTGGCAAACACAACGACCTTGAAGATGTCGGCAAAGACACCTACCACCACACCTTTTTTGAAATGCTCGGCAATTGGTCGTTTGGCGATTACTACAAAAAAGAAGCAATTGCTTGGGCGTGGGAATTGCTCACAGAGGTCTGGAGACTGCCAAAAGATCGACTTTACGCTACCGTTTTTCAAGACGATGACGAAGCCTTTGAACTGTGGAGAACGGTGACGGACATTCACCCTTCGCATATTCAGCGGCACGGCAAAAAAGATAACTTCTGGGAAATGGGCGAGACAGGTCCATGCGGACCTTGCTCTGAAATTCACATTGACCTGACGCCCGACAAAAGCGGTGCGCAACTTGTCAATGCAGGCTCAGCGCAAGTTATCGAGATTTGGAACTTGGTGTTTATCCAATTCAACCGCACTAGCAAAGGCGAGTTAGAGCCACTGCCCGCAAAGCATGTGGATACTGGAATGGGCTTTGAGCGCATTACTGCAGTGCTGCAAGGCAAGACCTCAAACTATGATTCAGACATTTTTGCGCCGCTGCTTCAAAAGATCATGGACTTGACTGGTATAGCTTATACCGCGAAGTTGGAAAGCGAAACTGACATCGCTATGCGCGTGCTGGCAGATCATGTGCGCACGCTGTCGTTTGCCATTGCTGACGGCGCAACACCATCTAACGAAGGACGTGGCTATGTGCTGCGCCGAATTTTGCGTCGCGCTGTACGCTATGCCAAGAAACTGGGGCAAGATGAAGCAACGCTTTACAAGCTGGTTGAGACGCTGGTGCAAACGATGGGCGATGTGTTTCCAGAACTCAAAGAGCGCCAAAAGGCTATTGAGCAAATCATTCGCGCTGAAGAAGAAAGTTTCCTTGCCACACTCGATAGAGGCATGGAAATTTTCAGCGAGATTGCTGAGCGCGCCAAATCCACAAAAGTGATTGCAGGCGAAGATGCTTTCAAACTCTATGACACCTACGGCTTCCCGCTTGACCTCACGCGTCTAATGGCACAAGAAATTGGGCTAAGTGTCGATGAAAACGGTTTTGAAGCGCAGATGCAAGCACAAAAAGCACGCGCACGCGAGGATCGCAAAAAGAAAGTGCAATCCGTTGAAGCAGGTAGCGCAGCATGGATTCAACTCTCGGAAGGCAGCGACTCACAATTCAAAGGCTACACTACATTAACAACACGCTCAACGGTAAGACTGGTGCGAAAAACTGCTGACAGACTTTTTATCGTCTTAGACCAAACGCCGTTCTATGCAGAGTCAGGTGGGCAAGTGGGTGACACGGGCATGCTGCTATCTTCACAATACACGTTCTTTGTGTGTGATACACAAAAAGAAGGCGAGAAAATCGTGCACATCATTGATCGTATTCTGAACAACGCCTCGCAACAGACCCTGAAGCCTAACGATTTTGACGTGTCGGAACTGCCAGATGAGCTTGAAGCGCAGGTTGATGCAGAGCGCCGATATGCTACGATGGTAAATCACACCGCAACGCATCTATTGCATGCAGCGCTGCGCAAAGTACTGGGAGAGCATGTCCAGCAAAAAGGGTCGCTGGTGACGCCAGAGCGCCTACGCTTTGACTTCAGTCATTTTGAGAAAGTCAGTGATGAACAGTTGGCACAAATTGAGCGCATGGTCAATGAGCAGATACGCAGCGCAAAAGAGACCATCAAGCATGAAGATGTGCCATTTGAAGAGGCAAAGCGAATGGGGGCGCTGGCATTCTTTGGCGATAAATACGGCGAGCGTGTGCGCGTTGTGGAAATACCTGCCTTCTCTATTGAGTTTTGCGGCGGCACACACTTAGATAACATCGGGCAAATTGGGCTCTTTAAAATCGTAAGTGAATCCTCAATTGCCTCGGGAGTGCGGCGCGTGGAAGCGATTACTGGCAAAGCCGCTGAAGAGCTCTTCCGTGCAGAGTTTATGCAATTGCAATCGCTGCGGCAATTGCTCAATGCCTCATCAGATAGCGACACCGTAGAGCGAGTAAGAAAACTTTTAGAAGAAAAACGCGCGATGGAAAAGCAAGTAGAGAAACTTCGCTTAGAGACTGCTCGCTACAAACTCAACGATATTCTTGATGCACCTGAACACATCTCTGACATTGAAGTCGTTGCACGCGAGATTGATTGGGTACAAAGTGCCGATGAACTGCAAGGCGTAGCAGAATTGGCGCGTCAGCAACTCAAAAGCGGTGCAGCGCTCTTAGGCAGTGTCATTGATGGAAAAGTCTCGCTTGTGGCGATCATTACAGATGACCTTGTAGAAAAAAAGAAATTGCATGCAGGTAAACTCATCGGCGATGTGGCTAAGGTAGTCGAAGGCGGTGGCGGCGGTAGAGCACAACTAGCAACGGCAGGCGGAAAAAATCCAGCTAAACTCCCCGATGCGATGACAAGATTCAAGGAGCTTATCGCCATGCAACTAAACTAA
- the hflX gene encoding GTPase HflX, whose amino-acid sequence MDTKVAREKAVLVGVSRPPEVLKSQVQDYLSELERLADTAGAIVLHKFIQERTQLEPAFYVGKGKVNELANFVKAQGVDVVIFDEDLSPVQVRNLEKGLECKIIDRTALILQIFAVHAKSAQAKMQVELAQLEYLLPRLTRQWTHLSKQKGGIGTKGPGETQIETDRRLVWRRIATLKRKLSEYDKQHHTQTKWRGNVVRIALVGYTNAGKTTLMNALCPNMRTKGENQLFATLDTTTRKVILQHNKRALISDTVGFIRKLPHKLVESFKSTLQEVRDADILLHVVDSGHPHYEEQIQVVEQTLAEMNTRSKVMITVFNKIDLLPADFDFVAAKKRYGHCVFVSAERGIGIEQLKETIARVMDSEFQERTARVHISEYKFISFLHDTTEVLEKNYDGEYIEVRFRAPKNMLARIDAMLQKLHN is encoded by the coding sequence TTGGATACAAAAGTTGCGCGCGAAAAAGCCGTGTTGGTCGGCGTGAGCCGTCCGCCCGAAGTCCTCAAATCCCAAGTACAAGATTACCTCAGTGAATTAGAAAGACTTGCAGATACTGCAGGTGCCATTGTGCTACACAAATTCATCCAAGAACGCACACAGCTCGAGCCTGCCTTTTATGTGGGTAAAGGCAAAGTCAATGAGCTTGCAAATTTTGTCAAAGCGCAGGGTGTGGATGTAGTGATTTTCGATGAAGACCTCTCACCTGTGCAAGTGCGAAACTTGGAGAAAGGTTTAGAATGCAAAATCATTGACCGAACAGCGCTCATCTTGCAAATTTTTGCAGTGCATGCAAAGTCGGCACAAGCGAAAATGCAAGTAGAGCTTGCACAATTAGAATACCTTCTGCCAAGGCTTACGCGCCAATGGACACACCTCTCTAAACAAAAAGGGGGAATTGGCACGAAGGGACCCGGAGAGACACAAATTGAAACCGACCGTCGTCTTGTTTGGCGACGTATTGCTACACTTAAACGTAAACTGAGCGAATACGATAAGCAGCATCACACGCAAACCAAGTGGCGTGGGAACGTGGTACGCATTGCGCTTGTGGGCTATACGAATGCAGGCAAGACCACTTTGATGAATGCACTCTGTCCTAACATGCGCACAAAGGGTGAAAATCAACTCTTTGCGACGCTCGACACCACCACACGCAAAGTGATACTACAACACAACAAACGTGCGCTCATCTCTGATACGGTTGGATTTATTCGTAAGCTGCCGCATAAACTCGTCGAGAGTTTCAAATCCACGCTGCAAGAAGTGCGCGATGCTGATATTCTCTTGCATGTGGTCGATAGTGGTCATCCACACTACGAGGAGCAGATTCAGGTGGTGGAACAGACGCTGGCAGAGATGAATACCAGAAGCAAGGTAATGATTACAGTGTTCAATAAAATTGACCTACTCCCTGCCGATTTTGACTTTGTGGCGGCAAAGAAGCGCTACGGGCATTGTGTCTTTGTCTCGGCAGAGCGTGGGATTGGGATTGAACAGCTTAAGGAGACAATTGCACGTGTGATGGACTCTGAATTTCAAGAGCGCACAGCACGCGTGCATATTTCCGAGTACAAGTTCATCAGTTTCCTGCACGACACCACCGAAGTGCTCGAAAAGAACTACGACGGGGAGTACATTGAAGTGCGTTTCCGCGCACCAAAGAACATGCTGGCTCGTATTGATGCTATGCTGCAAAAACTACATAACTAA